In the genome of Drosophila pseudoobscura strain MV-25-SWS-2005 chromosome 3, UCI_Dpse_MV25, whole genome shotgun sequence, one region contains:
- the Muc55B gene encoding proteoglycan 4, protein MKFALALCLMLAASCSAQLPKHPADLASMLSHQQFAMTRMISTFDARADESALINDCFNHYLDDQREVIVNYNLHYNGCINTAQASREALTAESASERQSLLDRTNAMCTSLTSCDAEVDGLKFFDCYRLASSDSYKTMFTLNSDSNLDFNRISASYSVIETDLTDCVDVARVEYAHDMDSCDENLTVCLAGGEVPSTESSTTASTTESSTESSTESSTESSSETEAPISTASPSTPAPSTAAPSTPAPSTAAPSTPAPSTAAPSTAAPSTAAPSTPAPSTAAPSTPAPSTPAPSTAAPSTPAPSTAAPSTPVPSTAAPSTADPSTPAPSTADPLPTNGPITEESPNAPEEDIEKALPMAHKGTWRLFKRFF, encoded by the exons ATGAAGTTTGCCCTTGCCCTGTGCCTCATGCTGGCAGCCAGCTGCAGCGCCCAGCTGCCCAAGCACCCAGCGGACCTCGCCTCCATGCTGTCCCATCAGCAGTTCGCCATGACCCGCATGATCTCTACCTTCGACGCCCGCGCCGATGAGTCCGCGCTGATCAACGACTGTTTCAACCACTACCTGGACGACCAGAGGGAGGTCATCGTTAACTACAACCTGCACTATAACGGCTGCATCAACACCGCCCAGGCCTCCAGGGAAGCCCTTACCGCCGAGAGCGCCTCAGAGCGTCAGAGCCTCCTGGACCGCACTAACGCCATGTGCACGAGCCTTACCAGTTGCGACGCCGAAGTCGATGGTTTGAAGTTCTTTGATTGCTACCGACTTGCC TCCTCCGACAGCTACAAGACCATGTTCACCTTGAACAGTGACTCCAACCTGGACTTTAACCGCATCAGCGCCAGTTACAGCGTCATCGAGACTGACCTGACCGACTGCGTGGATGTCGCCCGTGTAGAATATGCCCACGACATGGACTCTTGCGATGAGAACCTCACTGTTTGCTTAGCTGGAGGAGAGGTGCCTTCCACAGAGAGTTCCACTACAGCATCGACCACAGAGAGTTCTACAGAGTCGTCCACAGAGAGTTCCACTGAGTCGTCATCAGAGACGGAAGCTCCCATCAGCACCGCTTCTCCTTCCACCCCTGCCCCTTCAACTGCTGCTCCTTCCACCCCTGCTCCTTCAACCGCTGCTCCTTCCACCCCTGCTCCTTCAACCGCTGCTCCTTCAACCGCTGCTCCTTCAACCGCTGCTCCTTCCACCCCTGCTCCTTCAACCGCTGCTCCTTCCACCCCTGCTCCTTCCACCCCTGCTCCTTCAACCGCTGCTCCTTCCACCCCTGCTCCTTCAACCGCTGCTCCTTCCACCCCTGTTCCTTCAACCGCTGCTCCTTCAACCGCAGATCCTTCCACCCCTGCTCCTTCAACCGCAGATCCTCTTCCCACTAATGGTCCAATCACCGAAGAGTCACCGAACGCACCAGAGGAGGATATTGAGAAGGCCTTGCCGATGGCTCACAAGGGAACTTGGCGCCTCTTTAAGCGCTTCTTCTAA